The Thiobacillus sp. genome contains the following window.
AGCTGGGCGAACTGCTCGTTGGCGCGCAGTTCCGGGTAGGCCTCCATCACGGCGAAAATCTGGCCCAGCCCCACCCGCAGGGCGCTCTCCGCCACGCCCAGGGCGGGGATGTCCTGGGCCTGGCTGGCGGACTGGACCTGGGCCCGGGCTTCGGTGACCTGCCGCAGGGTGTCCTGTTCGAACTGCTTGTATTGCCTGCAGGCCTCCACCAGCTTTGGCAGTTCGTCGTGGCGCTGCTTGAGCAGCACGTCGATGTTTGACCAGGCCTTGGAAACGTTGTGCTTGATCTGCACCAGGCTGTTGTAGACGAAGATGGCGTAGACCAGCACGATGACCACAAGGGCCCAAAAGATGATGGCGCCAGACATGGGCAAGCTCCTCCGCGAAACGCCTGAATTATCCGTAGGTTGGGCTAAAGCAGGAAGCCCAACAAAACCTGGAATGTTGGACTTCGCCTTGCTCAGCCCCACCTAAACCCCAACTACGACAACTTATTCCTCTTCCTCGGAATCCAGCACCGGTTGCAGGCCGGACAGCTTCTCGCCCTCGCCCAGGTTGATGAGGGTGACACCCTGGGTGGAGCGTCCTGCCGCCCGGATTTCCTTCACCCGGGTGCGGATCAGCACGCCGCCGGTGGTGATGAGCATGACCTCGTCATCCGACTCCACCAATACTGCCGCCACCACCTTGCCGTTGCGGGCGGAGGTGGAAATGGCGATGACGCCCTGGGTGCCCCGGCCGGTGTGGCGGTATTCGCCCACCGGGGTGCGCTTGCCATAGCCGTTTTCCGTGGCGGCCAGCACCTGCTCGTCGTCGCTCTGGGCCACCAGCAGGCTGATGACCTCGGCGCCGGCGGGCATCTTGATGCCGCGCACACCCCGGGAGACACGGCCCATGGAGCGGACTTCCTCTTCACTGAAGCGGTTGGCCTTGCCCTCGTTGGAGAACAGCATGATCTGCTGGCTGCCGTTGGTGATGGCCACGCCCACCAGCTGGTCGCCTTCGTCCAGGTTGATGGCGATGATGCCGGCAGTGCGCGGGCGGGAGAAGTCGGAAAGCACGGTCTTCTTCACCGTGCCCAGGGCCGTGGCCATGAACACGTAATGCTGGTCGTCGAATTCCTTCACCGGCAGGATGGCGGTGACCACCTCGCCCTCTTCCAGCTTGAGCAGGTTGACGATGGGCTTGCCCCGGGCCGCGCGGCCGCCCTGGGGTACTTCGTAGACCTTGAGCCAGAACAGCTTGCCCCGGCTGGTGAAGCACAGGATGTAGTCGTGGGTGTTGGCGATGAAGAGGTTGTCGATGAAGTCCTCTTCCTTGGTGCCCGCCGCCATCTTGCCGCGGCCGCCCCGCTTCTGGGTGCGGTACTCGTCCAGGGGCTGGGCCTTGATGTAGCCGGTGTGGGACAGGGTGACCACCACGTCCTGGGGCGTGATGAGGTCTTCCATGGACATCTCGCGGGCGTCGACGATGATCTCGGAACGGCGCTTGTCGCCGAAGGCGGCCTTCATTTCGCCCAGTTCCGTGGTGATGATCTCCGTGACCCGGCCGGGCTTGTCCAGGATGTCCAGCAGGTCGGCGATGCGCTCCATGACTTCCTTGTACTCGCCGACGATCTTGTCCTGCTCCAGGCCGGTGAGACGTTGCAGGCGCAGGTCCAGGATGGCCTGGGCCTGGACTTCCGTGAGGAAGTAGCCCTGCTTGTGCAGGCCGTACTGGGGTTCCAGGTCCTGGGGGCGGAAGTCGTCGCGGCTGGCGGAAAGCTGATTGCCCTTGGCCCGGTCCAGCATGTCTTCCACCACCTGGGAGCGCCAGGGCTTGGACAGCAGGGCCTCCTTGGCCTCGGGAGGCGTGGCGGAGGCCTTGATGAGGGCGATGATCTCGTCCACGTTGGCCAGGGCCACGGCCAGGCCTTCCAAAATATGCCCGCGTGCCCGGGCCTTGCGCAGCTCGAACTGGGTGCGGCGGGTGACGACTTCGCGCCGGTGCTTGAGGAAGGCCTCCAGGAACTGCTTCAGGTTCAGCAGGCGGGGCTGGCCATCCAGCAGGGCCACCATGTTCATGCCGAAGGTGTCCTGCATCTGCGTTTCTTTGTACAGATTGTTCAGGATCACTTCAGGGACTTCGCCCCGCTTCAGCTCGATGACCACGCGCATGCCGGACTTGTCCGACTCGTCACGGATTTCAGAGATACCCTCCAGGCGCTTTTCCCGCACCAGTTCGCCGATCTTGGCGCACAGGTTGGCCTTGTTCACCTGGTAGGGCAGCTCGTCGATGATGACGGCCTGGCGGCCGCCGCCCTTCTCGATGTCCTCGAAATGGCACTTGGCCCGCATCACCACCCGGCCGCGACCGGTGCGGTAGCCGTCCTTCACCCCGGTGGTGCCGTAGATGATGCCGGCGGTGGGGAAGTCGGGGGCGGGGACGATGTCAATCAGATCGTCGATGGAGATAAACGGGTCGTTCAGCACCGCCATGCAGGCATCGATGATCTCGCCCATGTTGTGGGGCGGGATGTTGGTGGCCATGCCCACGGCGATGCCGGTGGAGCCGTTCACCAGCAGGTTGGGGAACTTGGCCGGCAGGATCAGGGGCTCGTGTTCGGAGCCGTCGTAGTTGGGGCCGAAGTCGACGGTTTCCTTGTCGATGTCCGCCAGCAGTTCGTGGGCCAGCTTGGCCATGCGGATTTCGGTGTAACGCATGGCGGCGGCGTTGTCGCCATCCACGGAGCCGAAGTTGCCCTGGCCGTCCACCAGGGGGTAGCGCAGGGAGAAGTCCTGGGCCATGCGCACGATGGTGTCGTACACCGCCGTGTCGCCGTGGGGGTGGTATTTACCGATGACGTCACCCACCACGCGGGCGGATTTCTTGTACGCCTTGTTCCAGTCGTTGGAGAGTTCGTGCATGGCGAACAGCACGCGCCGGTGCACGGGTTTCAGGCCGTCCCGCACATCCGGCAGGGCGCGGCCCACGATCACGCTCATGGCGTAATCCAGGTAGGAGCGGCGCATCTCCTCTTCCAGACTGACGGGCAATGTCTCCTTGGCGAACTGATTTTCCATTGCGGAATAAGCCTTGTTATGTGGATGGAAAAAATTTGCGGGATATTAACATGCCGACCGGCCTCCCCCGACCCTGAAAACCATTAGCATTCCGGATGTTATCCACAGCCTGCCGCCGCCATGTCCGTGCCTGAACACGCGTTGTCCTGCGATCTGCGCCTCGATCCGGAGTGGATCGTTCCCGTGGAACCCGCAGGTGTGGTGTTGCACCGTCACAGCCTGCTGGTGAAGAACGGCCATATCGCCGCCCTCCTGCCCCATGCAGAAGCGGACGCCTGGACCGCCACCCAGAGGAAGTCCCTGCCCGGACAAGTCCTTGTTCCCGGCCTGGTCAACCTGCACACCCATGCAGCCATGACCCTGCTGCGGGGCTTCGCGGATGACGTGCCCCTCATGGCCTGGCTCCAGGACTATATCTGGCCGGCGGAGGGCCGCTGGATGTCGCCCGAATTCGTGCGGGACGGCACCCACCTGGCCAGCCTGGAGATGCTGCGGAATGGCATCACCTGCTTCAACGACATGTACTTTTTCCCCGAGATCACCCTGGAAGCGGCCGTGGGAGCCCATCAGCGAGTGGTCGCCGGCCTGATCGTCATCGATTTCCCGACCCCTTATGCCGCCGATCCGGACGGCTACCTGCACAAGGGCATCGAGGCAAGGGATGCCTGGAAGGATGAGCCCCTGGCCCACTTCTGCCTGGCCCCTCACGCGCCCTACTCCACCAGTGACAGGACCCTTGAAAAGGTGGCCACCTATGCCGCCCAGCTGGACCTGCCCATCCACATGCACGTGCACGAGACCCGGGACGAGATCACCCGGGGGTTGGCCAGCCACCAACTGCGCCCCCTGGCCCGGCTGCGCAACCTGGGTCTGCTGGGGCCCAGTTTCATCAGCGTCCACGCCGTGCACCTGTCGGAAGGAGAAATCGACCTGCTGGCGGAGCATGGTTGTCACGTGGCCCACTGCCCCTCCTCCAACCTGAAACTGGCCAGCGGCCTGGCCCCTGTTGCTCAATTAGTAGGCAAGGGCATCAATGTGGGGATCGGCACGGACAGCGCCGCCAGCAACAACCGCCTGGACCTGTGGGAGGAGATGCGCCTCACGGCCCTGCTGGCCAAGGGGGTGTCCGGCGATCCGGCCGCCGTCCCAGCCCATGCCGCCCTGGAGATGGCCACCCTGGCCGGGGCAAAGGCCCTGGGACTGGATGGATTCATCGGCTCCCTGGTGCCGGGCAAGCAGGCAGACCTGGTGGCCGTGGACCTTTCAGGCCCTGAGACCCAGCCCTGCTACGGCCCCGTTTCCCATCTGGTCTACGGCGCCGACCGTCGCTCCGTGCGCCATGTATGGATATCAGGCAAGACCGTGGTGGAAGACGGCGAATGCCTGACCCTGGACAAGGCGGAGGTGCTGCACCGGGCCCGGGCCTGGCGGGAGAAGATCGGCCACCGGGCCTAAGTGGCTTTCCTTGTTGTGAAATAGATCCAGGCCAGGCCAGCCACCCCTGACAACAGGGAGGCTGCCAGGATGCCCGTCTTGGCCATGAGCAGGAATTCAGGCTGGTGGGCAAAGCCCAGTTCGGCGATGAAGATGGACATGGTGAAGCCGATGCCCCCCAGCAGGCCCACCCCGGCCACCTGGCTGAAGCGAGTGCCTGCCGGCAGCTGGGCGATGCCCGCTTTCAGGGCCAGCCAACTGGCCCCGGTGATACCGATGAACTTGCCCAGCACCAGCCCGGCCAGCACCCCCAGGGTGACAGGGTGGCCCAGGGTCTGTCCCATCTGGCCGAAGTCGATGGGGATGCCCGCATTGAACAGGGCGAACACCGGGATCACCAGGAAGGCCACGGGCAGGTGCCAGATGTGTTCCGCCCGCTGCAAGGGGGTTTCCACCTGGTGCACGCCGTTTTCCAGGGTCTGCACCACGGCCCGGAGCTTGTCGTTGGTCATGATGTTCTGGCCGGGCACGTAACTGGCCTCGAAGCGGTCCACCAATTCCCGCACGTGCTGGCTGAAGCGGGCAGGGTCGTACTTGGGCCGGGCCGGCACGATGAAGGCCGTGATCACCCCGGCCAGGGTGGCGTGCAGTCCGGATTTCAACAGGGCCAGCCAGAGCACCGCCCCCAGCAGGTAATAGGGCAGCAGGCGACGGATACCTCCCATGTTCATGGCCACCAGCAGGAAGATCAGGCCGCCTGCCACACCCAGGGCGGCCATGTTGATGGATTCCGTGTAGAACAGGGCGATCACCAGCACCGCCCCCAGGTCGTCCACGATGGCCAGGGCCACCAGGAAAGTGATGAGCCCCTTGTGTACCCGCCCGGCCATGAGGGCCAGGGCGCCGATGGCGAAGGCGATGTCCGTGGCCATCGGGATGCCCCAGCCCCGGGCTGCATCGCCGCCGGGGTTGATGACGTAGAAGAGCAGCGCGGGCACCACCATGCCGCCGATGGCGGCGGCGATGGGCAGGGCCGACTGGCGGGGTTCCGCAAGTTCCCCCACCAGCATCTCCCGCTTCAGTTCCAGGCCCACGACAAAGAAGAACAGGGCCATCAGACCGTCGTTCACCCAGTGGTGCAGGGTCTTGGACAGGGCCCAGGGACCGATGCTGAGGGCGATCTGTGCATGGGCCACGTCGTGATAGAAATGGGCCATCGCGCTGTTGGCCAGGATCAGGGCCACCAAGGCCGTGGCCATGAGCAGCATGCCCGACGTGGTCTGCCGGTGGACGAATTCCTCGAAGGGGGTCAGCACCCGGTCGAAGGCCCGCTCCCAGGGGGCGGTGTAGACCCCGGCTTGCTCTTCATGTTCTTGCTTCTTCATCTCATCCTTTCTGCTTGCCTCTTGTGCGCCAGGTGCCTGAGGCTGGCTTGCCGCCCATGGGACGCCTGCCTCGTTCTGCAGTGGCGGGGGGTTGGGGCGAAGGCACTTCCAAAACCCGCCATTGACCCGGCGCCAGATTGTCCACGGACCATTCGCCGATTCGCCAGCGTACCAGCCGCAGGGTGGGCAGGCCCACCTTGGCGGTCATGCGGCGCACCTGCCGGTTCTTGCCTTCCACCAGGACGATCTCCAGCCACGCGGTGGGAATGGCCTTGCGAAAGCGGATGGGTGGGTCCCGGGGCCAAAGCCCCACCGGCTCTGGGATTTCCCGGGCCTGGGCGGGCTGGGTGATGAAATCCCCCAGGTCCACGCCCCGACGCAGTTGATCCAGGGCCTGCTCCCCGGGTTCCCCCTCCACCTGGGCCCAATAACTCTTGGGCTGCTTGTGGCGGGGATGGGCCAGGCGGTGCTGGAGGGCGCCGTCGTCAGTTAAAATCAGCAGACCCTCGCTGTCCGCATCCAGCCGACCGGCCGCGTATACCCCAGGCAAAGGGATGTAATCCTTCAAGCTGGGGTGGCCCGCCTCAGATGTGAACTGGCTCAGCACCCCATAGGGCTTGTTGAACAGGATGATGCGGGCCATCGCTTACTTATTGAGTACGTATTCTTTTATGTCAGGAGTCATTGTGACCAGCCGCATTCAGGTGCCCGCCCAGGGCGAGAAGATCACCGTCAACGCCGATAATTCCCTGAATGTGCCGGACCGGCCCATTATCCCCTTCATCGAGGGTGACGGTACCGGCGTGGACATCACCCCGGTCATGCGCGCTGTTCTGGATGCCGCCGTGGCCAAGGCCTACGATGGCAAGCGAAGGATCGAGTGGATGGAAGTCTATGCCGGCGAGAAGGCCACCAAGGTCTATGATCCCGACACCTGGATGCCGGACGAAACCGTCCAGGCCGCCAAGGACTACGTGGTGTCCATCAAGGGCCCCCTGACCACCCCCACCTCCGGCGGCATCCGTTCCCTGAACGTGGCCCTGCGCCAGATGCTGGACCTGTATGTCTGCCTGCGTCCCGTGCGCTACTTCCAGGGCGTGCCCTCCCCCGTGAAGGAACCCGAAAAGGTGGACATGGTGATCTTCCGGGAGAACACCGAGGACATCTATGCCGGCGTGGAATGGGAAGCCGGCTCCCCCGAGGTGAAGAAGGTCATCGAATTCCTGCAAAAGGAAATGGGCGTCAAGAAGATCCGCTTTCCCGAGACCTCCGCCATCGGCATCAAGCCCGTGTCCGTGGAAGGCTCCGAGCGCCTGATCCGCAAGGCCATCCAGTACGCCATCGACAACAATCGCAAGTCCGTGACCCTGGTGCACAAGGGCAACATCATGAAGTTCACCGAGGGGGGCTTCAAGAAGTGGGGCTATGAACTGGCGGCGCGCGAGTTTGGCGCCAAGCTGATCGGCGAAGGCCCGTGGATGGAACTGCCGAACGGCATCGTCATCAAGGACGTGATCGCCGATGCCTTCCTGCAGCAGATCCTGCTGCGGCCCGCCGAATATGACGTGATCGCCACCCTGAACCTCAACGGTGACTATGTCTCCGATGCCCTGGCGGCCGAGGTGGGCGGCATTGGCATTGCCCCGGGGGCCAACATGTCCAACACCGTGGCCATGTTCGAAGCCACCCACGGGACCGCGCCCAAGTACGCCGGCAAGGACTATGTGAACCCGGGCTCCATCGTGCTTTCCGGGGAAATGATGCTGCGCCACATGGGCTGGCTGGAGGCGGCGGACCTGATCATCAAGGGCATGGACGGCGCCATCCAGGCCAGGACCGTAACCTACGACTTCGCCCGACTCATGGATAACGCCAAGGAAATCCCCTGCTCCGCCTTCGGCAAGGAAATCATCCGCTGGATGGAGTGAAATCCGCTTTTTCCGGGGGTGATTCGCTCACCCCCATGCGGTGGAGTAGTTCCAGAAGTTCATCGGCGATGGGGCCCAATTCTTCCTTCTGTCTCTCAAGACCTAGTAGTAATTGGGCAACTTCTCCTGGCGAATGACCTTCGCCGGGCCGTGCTCTTTGAGGGGAGTTCATTCTTAAGCCACTCCAGCACCAACGCCTTGTTTGACGTATAGCACAGGGGCCGAAGTATGAAAGCCTGATTGCAGGCTTTTTTAGGAGGACTTCCGGGGAGAAGCAGGCGGGATCTCCGCCTGCAGGGGTGTCACGATGACCTTCGTCAGAATGACCGATGGCTCCGCTTACATCGGTTGGATGTTGGCTGCCTGTTTGCCCTTGGGACCGTCCACCACGTCGAACGTAACGCGCTGGTTCTCTTTCAGGGTTTTGAAGCCTTTTCCCTGGATCGCGGAAAAATGGGCGAAGAGATCATCGCCACCGCCATCAGGGGTAATGAAACCAAAGCCTTTAGAGTCGTTAAACCATTTCACAGTGCCGGTGGCCATTGCAACTACTCCTCCAATAAACGAGTTGACCGTTCAGCCGGACCAGTACTTCAGAACCAAGGCCAAACGGCGGCTTTTTACTCGGCCTTTCCCCATAACGTCAATCACCTTGAACAGTGACTTGAAAAAAAAGTTCAGGGCTCCACAATCCCTTTTGTCCCAGTCATCCTCGAACCCCAATAAGACATGGCTGTTCGCCAAAAAGAAGAATCGGAATTCGCGACGGAACTCATCCCCGCGGATCCTCCTCCTTTGTTTAAAGTTTTGCTGCTGAATGACGATTACACGCCCATGGAGTTCGTGGTGAAGGTGCTGGAGCAATTTTTTTTCATGGACCGCGAACAAGCCACCCTGGTCATGCTCAAAGTGCATAATGAAGGCGTTGGTGTGGCTGGGGTGTTCCCCAGGGATGTGGCTGAATCCAAGGTTCACCAGGTGACGGGGTATTCCCGAAGTCATCAGCACCCGCTGCAGTGCGTTATGGAGGAAGATCGATGATCGCCCAGGAGTTGGAAGTCAGCCTGCACATGGCCTTCATGGAGGCCCGGCAGAAACGCCACGAGTTCATAACCGTGGAACATCTCCTGCTGGCCATGCTCGACAATCCGTCCGCCGCGGAAGTGCTCCGGGCCTGCGCCACCAATATCGACGACCTGCGCAAGAAGCTCGTCGATTTCATCGAACGCCACACCCCGCGCGTCCCCGGCGAAAGCGAAGTGGACACCCAGCCCACCCTGGGCTTCCAGCGTGTCATCCAGCGCGCCATCCTGCATGTGCAGTCCTCCGGCAAGAAGGAAGTGACCGGCGCCAACGTGCTGGTGGCCATCTTCGGCGAAAAGGATTCCCACGCCCTGCATTTCCTCACCCAGCAGGGCCTGACCCGCCTGGACGTGGTGAACTTCATTTCCCATGGCATCGCCAAGACCCCCCAGGAGGCAGCCCCCTCTTCCCGCGGCGAGCCTGCGGGTGATCAGGGCGAGGCCGAGGAAAAGACCGCCTCTCCCCTGGATTCCTTCACCGTAAACCTGAACGCCCAGGCCCTGGCCGGCAAGATCGACCCTCTCATCGGCCGGGACCAGGAACTGGAGCGAGTCATCCAGACCCTCTGCCGACGCCGCAAGAACAATCCCCTGCTGGTGGGCGAGGCCGGCGTGGGCAAGACCGCCATTGCCGAAGGCCTGGCCCGTCGCATCATCATGAACGACGTGCCGGACGTGTTGGAAGGTGCCACGGTCTTCGCCCTGGACATGGGTGCCCTGTTGGCCGGCACAAAGTACCGGGGCGATTTCGAGCAGCGGCTCAAGGCGGTGATCAAGCAGCTGGCGGGCAATCCCAAGGCCATCCTGTTCATCGACGAGATCCACACGGTCATCGGCGCCGGTGCTGCCTCGGGCGGTACCCTGGATGCCTCCAACCTGCTCAAGCCCGCCCTCTCCTCCGGCCAGCTGCGCTGCATCGGCGCCACCACCTACAACGAGTTCCGGGGCATCTTCGAGAAGGACCACGCCCTCTCCCGCCGTTTCCAGAAAGTGGACGTGAAGGAACCCTCCGTGGAAGAGACCGTGGCCATCCTCAAGGGCCTCAAGTCCCGCTTCGAGGCCCACCACAACGTCAAATACACCCAGGGCGCCCTGTCCACGGCGGCCGAACTTTCCGCCCGCTTCATCAACGACCGCCACCTGCCGGACAAGGCCATCGACGTCATCGACGAGGCCGGCGCGGCCCAGCGCATCCAGCCCAAATCCAAGCAGCGGCGCACGATCACCCCCAAGGAAATCGAGGACATCGTCGCCAAGATCGCCCGGGTGCCGGCCAAGACCGTGGCCAGCGACGAACGCAACGCCCTGAAAAAACTGGACCGGGACCTGAAGAACGTGGTGTTCGGCCAGGATGCGGCCATCCTTGCCCTGGCCACCGCCATCAAGATGTCCCGCTCAGGCCTGGGCAACCCCTCCAAACCCATCGGCTCCTTCCTGTTTTCCGGCCCTACCGGCGTGGGCAAGACAGAGGTGGCGCGCCAGCTGGCCTTTACCCTGGGCGTGGAGCTGATCCGATTCGACATGTCTGAATACATGGAGCGTCATGCCGTGTCCCGCCTCATCGGCGCGCCACCCGGCTACGTGGGCTTCGAACAGGGTGGCCTGCTCACCGAGGCCATCACCAAGCATCCCTACGCGGTGCTGCTTCTGGACGAGATCGAGAAGTCCCACCCGGACATCTTCAACGTGCTGCTCCAGGTCATGGACCACGGCACCCTGACGGACAACAACGGACGCAAGTCCGACTTCCGCAACGTCATCATCATCATGACCACCAACGCGGGGGCCGAGGCCATCAACAAGACGTCCATCGGCTTCACCAAGGCCAAGACATCGGGGGACGAGATGGCGGAGATCAAGCGCATGTTCAGTCCCGAATTCCGCAACCGTCTGGATGCCACCATTTCCTTCTCGCCCTTGTCGGAAGACATCATCCTGCGCGTGGTGGACAAGTTCCTGCTGCAACTGGAGGAGCAACTCCATGCCAAGAAGGTGGAAGTCCATTTCACCGATGGCCTGCGCAAGTGGCTGGCCGGCAAGGGGTTCGACCCCCTCATGGGCGCGCGCCCCATGGCCCGTCTGATCCAGGACACCATCCGCAAGGCCCTGGCCGACGAATTGTTGTTCGGCCGGCTGGCCGAAGGAGGCGGGGTGACCGTGGACGTGAACGAGGCTGGCGAGATTCAATTGCTTTTTGACGAAGAGCAGAAAGGCGAGGCCCACGACGAAAGCCTCACCACGGTCTGACGTCAGCTCCTGAAACATGAAAAACGCCCGGCCATGCCGGGCGTTTTTCATGGCTGAAGCAAACTGGTCAGAGCATGTGGGAGGCCATCCCGTCGGCCAGCTTGGGCTCGAACCAGGTTGATTTGGGCGGCATCACCTCATTGGCGTCCGCCACGGCCATGAGGTCCTCCATGCGGGTGGCATGGAGGGAAAAAGCCAGGGCCATCTCGCCGGAATCCACCCGCTTCTCCAGTTCCGCCAGGCCGCGTATGCCGCCCACGAAGTCGATGCGCTTGTCTCGTCGCGGGTCGTTGATGCCCAGTACCGGGGTGATGAGGTTGTTCTGCAGCAGGCTCACGTCCAGGCGGCCCACGGGGTCGGCTTGGGGAATCAGGTCACCACGGATGGTGAGCCGGCTCCAGCGACCACTCAGGTACATGCCGAATTCCCCGGGATGGGCAGGCTTAACGGCCTCGTCAACCTGTTCGATCATGAAGTTGTCGGCGACCCTGGCCATGAATTCAGCCTCGGATAGTCCGTTCAGGTCCTTGATCACCCGGTTGTAGTCCAGGATGCGCATCTGGTGGTGGGGGAAGATCACCGAAAGGAAATGGTTGTAGGCCTCGTCTCCGGCATGGCCCGCGGCCTTGCGGGCGGCGCAGATGCGGGAAGCGGAGGCGGATCGATGGTGGCCGTCGGCGATGTAGAGGGCATGCATGCCGTCGAACAGTTCCGTCAGCCTGGCCAGGGTCGCCCCATCCCGGATCACCCAGAGGGTATGGCGCACGCCGGATTCCGGCGCCACGCTGTCAGCGTCGGGCTCGCCCTGGGTGGCCGCCGCCAGGATGGAGTCGACTTCCGGGGCCGAAGGATAGGCTAGCAGCACCGGGCCGGTCTGGGCGTTCAGGGCGTCGATCTGGCGCACCCGGTCGTCTTCCTTGTCCGGTCGGGTGAACTCATGCTTGCGGATGCGGTTGGTGTCGTAGTCCGCCACGCTGGCCGCGGCCACCAGGCCCACCTGCACGTGGTCCCCCATGATCAGGCGGTAGGCGTAGTAGCAGGCCTGGCCGTCCTGCTTCAGCACGCCGGCATCGATCATCCTCTTCAGATTCTCTGCCGCCTTGGCGTAGACCTCCGGGGCATAGGGATCGGTATCCGCAGGCAGGTCGATCTCCGGCTTGGAGATATGCAGGAAGCTCCAGGGCCGGCCCTCGGCCATGGCTCGAGCCTCGGCGGTATTGAGCACGTCATAGGGGGGCGCGATCACCTCGGCGGCGCGGCCGGGGGCAGGACGCAGGGCGGGAAAAGGACGAATCAAAGACATGAAGCGTTTCCTGGATAAATAATGCTGACATTTTACCGCCTGACACCATCTTCATATCGGCCATGCATCGCCCCCATCTCAAGGCCCCCCATCTGGATGAAAGCCAACTGAACCGCCTGGACTGGTTCATGCAGACGTCCTATACGGCCTGGCGACTTTTCGTGAAGAACGAACTGCAGAACCATGCGGCTGCCACGGCCTTTTATTTCCTGCTCTCTGCCGCCCCCCTGGTACTGCTGCTGACCTACCTGACCCAGGTACTGGTAAAGGTGGCGGAATCCTCCGACCCCGCGGTGATCCTGTTGGCGGCTTTGTACGAGCAGTTCAATCTGGAACAGCTCTCCATGTTGGGAGTGATCCCGCAAAAGACCCAGGTGACTGCCGGCGGCGTGGGCCTTCTCACCCTGCTGCTCTCTTCAAGGGGGCTGCTCAATGCACTGCAATCCGCCTTCCGGGTGATCTTTCCCGACGAGGCCAAGCGCAAGTTCGTGGTCAAGTGGGCTTTGCCCCTGCTCATCATTCCCCTGGTTTTTGGCCTGGTGCTGGTGGCGGTGGCCATCCAGGCCAGCCTCAACTTCTTCCTCCAGGCGGACCTGTTGGGCCTGGGCAAGGCCAGGGTGTTGAAATTCCTGAACGTGGGCTTTGCCTTCACTGCAGTATGGGGCCTGGTCTACCTGGCCTTCCGACGCCTGCCCCTGGCCCGCCCGCCTAGAAAACCCGCCCTGCTGGTCAGCGCCCTGGCCACCCTGACCCTGGCCTGCCTGTTCCTGGGGTTCGGCCATTTCTTCCGCATCGAGAAATACCAGGCCGTGTACGGCGCGTTGGGGGGGGTGGTGTTCATCCTCATCGGCGCCTATTTCGCCTGCGTGGCCTTCTACTTCTGGGCCCAGTTCCTCTATGCCCTCACCAAGGTGGATGTGGCAGCCCTGGAAAAGCTCTTCCTCCATGCCGAGGGACAAGGCGCAAGCAAACTGGAGGGCATCGTCTTCGCCCGAGCCAACCGCCTACTGGCCAAATACGGCCATGTGTATGACGCGGGTGAAACCCTGATCCAGGAGGGAGACACCTCCAGGGAAGCCATCTTCATCCATGCCGGTCGGGTGGGCGTGTACAAAAAACTGGATCACAGCGAGAAAAAACTGGTGGAGCTGAACGAAGGCAACCTCATCGGCGAGATGGCCTACCTGCTCAACGAAACCCGCACCGCCAGCGTGCGGG
Protein-coding sequences here:
- the nhaA gene encoding Na+/H+ antiporter NhaA, which gives rise to MKKQEHEEQAGVYTAPWERAFDRVLTPFEEFVHRQTTSGMLLMATALVALILANSAMAHFYHDVAHAQIALSIGPWALSKTLHHWVNDGLMALFFFVVGLELKREMLVGELAEPRQSALPIAAAIGGMVVPALLFYVINPGGDAARGWGIPMATDIAFAIGALALMAGRVHKGLITFLVALAIVDDLGAVLVIALFYTESINMAALGVAGGLIFLLVAMNMGGIRRLLPYYLLGAVLWLALLKSGLHATLAGVITAFIVPARPKYDPARFSQHVRELVDRFEASYVPGQNIMTNDKLRAVVQTLENGVHQVETPLQRAEHIWHLPVAFLVIPVFALFNAGIPIDFGQMGQTLGHPVTLGVLAGLVLGKFIGITGASWLALKAGIAQLPAGTRFSQVAGVGLLGGIGFTMSIFIAELGFAHQPEFLLMAKTGILAASLLSGVAGLAWIYFTTRKAT
- a CDS encoding TRZ/ATZ family hydrolase encodes the protein MSVPEHALSCDLRLDPEWIVPVEPAGVVLHRHSLLVKNGHIAALLPHAEADAWTATQRKSLPGQVLVPGLVNLHTHAAMTLLRGFADDVPLMAWLQDYIWPAEGRWMSPEFVRDGTHLASLEMLRNGITCFNDMYFFPEITLEAAVGAHQRVVAGLIVIDFPTPYAADPDGYLHKGIEARDAWKDEPLAHFCLAPHAPYSTSDRTLEKVATYAAQLDLPIHMHVHETRDEITRGLASHQLRPLARLRNLGLLGPSFISVHAVHLSEGEIDLLAEHGCHVAHCPSSNLKLASGLAPVAQLVGKGINVGIGTDSAASNNRLDLWEEMRLTALLAKGVSGDPAAVPAHAALEMATLAGAKALGLDGFIGSLVPGKQADLVAVDLSGPETQPCYGPVSHLVYGADRRSVRHVWISGKTVVEDGECLTLDKAEVLHRARAWREKIGHRA
- a CDS encoding rRNA large subunit pseudouridine synthase E, whose product is MARIILFNKPYGVLSQFTSEAGHPSLKDYIPLPGVYAAGRLDADSEGLLILTDDGALQHRLAHPRHKQPKSYWAQVEGEPGEQALDQLRRGVDLGDFITQPAQAREIPEPVGLWPRDPPIRFRKAIPTAWLEIVLVEGKNRQVRRMTAKVGLPTLRLVRWRIGEWSVDNLAPGQWRVLEVPSPQPPATAERGRRPMGGKPASGTWRTRGKQKG
- the gyrA gene encoding DNA gyrase subunit A; protein product: MENQFAKETLPVSLEEEMRRSYLDYAMSVIVGRALPDVRDGLKPVHRRVLFAMHELSNDWNKAYKKSARVVGDVIGKYHPHGDTAVYDTIVRMAQDFSLRYPLVDGQGNFGSVDGDNAAAMRYTEIRMAKLAHELLADIDKETVDFGPNYDGSEHEPLILPAKFPNLLVNGSTGIAVGMATNIPPHNMGEIIDACMAVLNDPFISIDDLIDIVPAPDFPTAGIIYGTTGVKDGYRTGRGRVVMRAKCHFEDIEKGGGRQAVIIDELPYQVNKANLCAKIGELVREKRLEGISEIRDESDKSGMRVVIELKRGEVPEVILNNLYKETQMQDTFGMNMVALLDGQPRLLNLKQFLEAFLKHRREVVTRRTQFELRKARARGHILEGLAVALANVDEIIALIKASATPPEAKEALLSKPWRSQVVEDMLDRAKGNQLSASRDDFRPQDLEPQYGLHKQGYFLTEVQAQAILDLRLQRLTGLEQDKIVGEYKEVMERIADLLDILDKPGRVTEIITTELGEMKAAFGDKRRSEIIVDAREMSMEDLITPQDVVVTLSHTGYIKAQPLDEYRTQKRGGRGKMAAGTKEEDFIDNLFIANTHDYILCFTSRGKLFWLKVYEVPQGGRAARGKPIVNLLKLEEGEVVTAILPVKEFDDQHYVFMATALGTVKKTVLSDFSRPRTAGIIAINLDEGDQLVGVAITNGSQQIMLFSNEGKANRFSEEEVRSMGRVSRGVRGIKMPAGAEVISLLVAQSDDEQVLAATENGYGKRTPVGEYRHTGRGTQGVIAISTSARNGKVVAAVLVESDDEVMLITTGGVLIRTRVKEIRAAGRSTQGVTLINLGEGEKLSGLQPVLDSEEEE
- a CDS encoding LemA family protein, with translation MSGAIIFWALVVIVLVYAIFVYNSLVQIKHNVSKAWSNIDVLLKQRHDELPKLVEACRQYKQFEQDTLRQVTEARAQVQSASQAQDIPALGVAESALRVGLGQIFAVMEAYPELRANEQFAQLMQRVTSLEEGIADRREFYNESVNINNVRIEQFPDNFVARLFSFGPRPLLTFKADDLKDVDIKKLFG